One Chionomys nivalis chromosome 15, mChiNiv1.1, whole genome shotgun sequence genomic window, AGTGAAAAAGATCCTCAATGAAATCCCCAGCACAGGGGAGTAAACCCAGGACTTCAGGCATGTGAGGCATGTGACACTGAGATCTTTCTCCAGCTAAGATCCTTGTCCTCATGGAGCTCGCCAGGAGGCTGAGATTTGCGTGTTCCCGTTCCCAGTATAGGATATAGGTTCTCTTGTCCTATACAATGATAGAATTTATAACTTGAATTTCTTGTATGTACGTgtggtctggggattgaacctgcaGCTCAAGTATCCAAAGCATGTGATGTAACACTGAACCATGCTCCCAGGTCCTCCACTCCCCTTTCAACATGGTAACCTGCAACCTCATTAAAGATTTTTCTTGGGCCAAcaagacactcacacacaataaatggaaaagaaaactgtaaagCATTTATCATCTCTTGGGACTACCTTGTCACGTAGTCTAGGACAGGCTCAAGTTCCTAATTCTCTTGTATCCgcttcctgagttctaggattacaaCTGAGGGACACTATGCCCTGGGCATTAAAGTGCTTAAGGGGCAGCTATGTGTGACCTGTCATACCCAGTCATCTCaagtgctagggatggaacagCTGTACAGATGTTAGGCAAGTGTTCCATACTGCTGAGCTATACCCTCAGTGCCTacctcccactttttttttttttttgagacatggtctgtAAGTCTCTGTAGCCTATGCTGGCCTCTGAGTAGCATAAggccttctttttgttttcttttggtttttcaaaacagggtttctctgtgtgaccctggctgtcctggaactgtctttgtaaaccaggctggcttcaaactcacagagattcgcctgcctctgcctttgggattaaaggccaccactgccaccacctggtGCATAAAGACCTTATATCAATCCTGTGTTGGTATCTTCACCCCAATGGACCTCCAGAAGCCCGCACTTTGTGGTATTTTCAGAAAGCTGATCTCTGTAACTGAGCCACTTGTTATTCTGACTCCTTGGTGTGAGCTGTCTGCTTTGGAGACATTGTATCCTGTTCATCTAACAGTGCTTACATAGGGAGGGTGTTTGCTGTTTTCTCTAATAAAGTCCTTACAGTTTATAGGAGCTACAAGAGAGTCTCTGCAAACAGTTGACAGCTTCAGGGCTTGAAATTCCTCATCCACAGGCTGGGACGATGAGGCCAGTGCATGGTTTTAGTAGACTTAGGGCTACCCAGATCCGCAGTGTTAACCCTTAGTGTAGGTGAGGCTCAGTTCCAGCAAGGGTTTAAGAATGTTCTTCACTCATTCTAGAAACATGGCAGTCAAACCATCACTGACTTGAAAGTTCTCTCAGGACCACTCACCGCTGCTTTCTCTGGGAGGCAGTCAAGCaatcctctttcctttttcctttgctaatctcctgggtttttttcatatttttctggcGGGCAAGTTCTCTTTGATTTCCacctataataataaaaagtcatGTTCTTTTCCCAACCTCAAAATTATCAGTAACTAAATTAAAGGGTCTTTATTTATAAgccttaaagttttatttattgttattctaAGAAAGCAGAGTATCGCATAGTTATTCTGAGATTGACAAGGAGGAAACACTCAAGAACTAAAGTATATTATGGTACCAATATAGTTGTCCACTAGCAGCTTTTAATCTcggcacgtgggaggcagaggcaagtgaatctctgagttcaagaccagcctggtccacaggatGAGTttcaggacggccagggctacacagagaaaccttgtctcgaaaaacccaaataaaataaaaataataaaaaacttttgaaaataaaaatagccatTCCAGTGGTTGTGTACCCACGCCAGACACAAAGTAAGCTCTGCCTTTGTTGGGTATGTGTGAAGAGAGATGGTCAGATGTCCCGTGTAGTTCGCCCCAGATCGGTTCAGCCCATTGCAGTTCGCCTGTCACCGCCAGCCAGAGGCTGAGCTCAAGGACCGCCACCTTCGAGGACCAAACAAAAGAGCTGGAGGGCACCCGGGCTTCCCCGCAGCCTTTCCGACCTCAGGAGCCCTTACAGCTCGGGAACCTGGTCCCGCCGGCGCTCGCACTAGCACACGCTCTCGGTGGGTGCGGTCCTCACGCACACCCACACCTGGGGGGCAGACACCTGTCCTGCCTGCGCGCGAGCGCGTGTGTGTaagtgtgcgtgagtgtgtgttagtgtgcgtgtgtgtcccgCCCTCTCTCCCCGCtgggcgccccccccccccccgcgcaacCCCCGTGTCCCTAAAACGGTCCGCACACTCACGGGCCATGCCGACAACCGGCCGGAGCCTGGAAGACAGCGACTCGGAGAAACAGCGGCCGCTGGCACGCTCGGCAGCCGTCCCCCGCCCGGCGCTGAGGAATCTGAGCCCCGCGCGAGCCCTCGGTGCAGCCTCGCTCTGTCAGCCAGCCGCCCCGCCCACCGACCCACAACAGCCGCGGCGTGGACGGAGAGCCACTGCGCGTGCGCGCCCGGGACCGCTCGCTCCCCCGCGAGCACGCCCCGCAGGCCCCCACGCGCGGGGTTGAGGCCGGAGAGCGAGCCCCGGGTGAGAGCGGCGTCCCCATGCGTGCTTGCTTCCTCACGCCGAGCCACGCGAGTTTTAATAAGCCGAAAGCACTATGCACTCAACTTTCTCACAAAGAACTTcagcttttctttgtcttccccCTTTCCGCCCCCCAAGGCGAAAAGATGCTGAACCCTCATTTTCTAGGGACCAACCTGAAGGGAGGCTTGCTTTATCATCCTCACCGGGCAGAAACGACCTGACAAGGACGACAGAAGAGGTGGATCTCATGCGGGCTCCAAAACCTGTAGAATCGCTTTTATCCCGGTGCCCTCTTCCCGATGGGCAGAACTTTAGGAGTTTAAAGCTCAGGCTTTCTGGTTGGGTGGGATCCAAAATACCCGGGAACAACTTTACAAGATACATAAGAGCTGAGGAGAGTGACTGAAAATCCgcagggttggggtgtggcttgcCTAGCATCAATGACAGTCTGCATTCCATCCCCTAGGTTCCATTCCTTGAGTGAAACTTATTTTCTTACCTGTCCATTTTTACAAACTGAGCCGGTCTGGACGCCTGACGTTTGCCTGGGCATTTAAAGGGGTTGTACTGtggaatgaatattttaaatgtatgcaaAAGTATAGATGATGCTATGGTCTCCGCAACACATATATCACTTAACTTTTACAATTATTAGCGCATTGTCAACCAGTTTAGAGAAAATGGAACAAAGTGCCAAGAGATGGAATGAATGAATTGAAAGTACAGCCATAGtcgaacaggaggaggaggaaagaagggagggaggaaagaaagaaggaaggaaggaaggaaggaaggaagaaaggaaggaaggaaggaaagggaaggaaggaaagggaaggaaggaaggaaaggtaaggaaggaaagggaaggaaggaaggaaggaaagaaggaaggaaggaaagggaaggaaggaaggaaagggaaggaaggaaggaaggggaatggaagggaagggaggaaggaaggaaagaaggaaggaaggaaggaaggaaggaaggaaggaaggaaggaaaaggaaaaagccgcCTAATTTTGCCAATTAGTCTTGTCAGCCAGGGTCCattatttcattgtatacattttcctttcttctctattgGATTAATATGAATCTGGTAAAGTGACAATGATTGAATTCTCCTCAATTCAGCTTTTACCCAGTTGAAAGTGACCCcagctctgtgtgtatgtggggaggtGTCAGGTTAGTCTCTGGGCCTCAGTGGTCAGCCATCCTAGCTTAgtaggtgagttccaggccagtgagagatcctgcctaaGAAAACGTGGCCAGCTCCTGAAGATGGCACctaaagttgtcctttgacctccatgtgcactgtgcacacaggaagacacacgtgcatatacatgtgcaaaGAGAGAAATACTTGGCCAAGTGCAGTATGCAGTCactgtggtgctttgaaagaaaatgcccctctagggaatggcactattatgaggtgtgaccttgttggagtaagtgtagtcttgttggagaaagccTGTCACCGGGAGGTTGGACTtctagggaatggcactattatgaggtgtgaccttgttggagtaagtgtagtcttgttggagaaagccTGTCACCGGGAGgttggactttgaggtctcctgtgctcaagctatgcccagcattgcagttcacttcctgttgccttcggATAAAGATGCAGAATTCTCAGCCCCTTCTCcaacatcatgtctgcctgcacactgccatttcccaccatgatgatgatgtactaaacctctgaactgtaaggcaCCCAattgaatattttcctttctaagagttgccatggtcatggtgtcccttcacaacaatagacaccctaactaagacagtagtgCTCCGTATGTTACATACTATGTATTGTTCTTTTACCCCAGAGAGCCTTTCACGCTTCTTGCCCTTCTCACATCATACACTGTCCTGTTCAGAACTGCTCAGATCACGTGTGTGCGTCTACCTAGTGAACCCTTCCTGAGTGCCCAAGGAGGAGAAAAGGCTCTCTGGCCCAGCTGTATATAGCGACAAGAGATGATCTGGGGATCAGGAATAGAGTTCAGTGGCAGACACTTGTTTAGAGTAtgcaaagccctggatttgaatCCCCACACACAATATTCATAGAAAGAGGGcatgaggaggaggaagccagagTGGTGGCATGTGACTGTACTCCTCATGCTAGGATGACTGAGGCA contains:
- the LOC130887587 gene encoding small EDRK-rich factor 1, which codes for MARGNQRELARQKNMKKTQEISKGKRKEDCLTASQRKQRDSEIMQQKQKIANEKKSMQTREK